The Streptococcus pantholopis genome has a segment encoding these proteins:
- a CDS encoding acyltransferase family protein codes for MREKWIDTAKGIAILLVIIGHVSAGLEGIWNFSFVYGIHLVIFFVLSGYTSKKKRINGDYLNARFSRLMVPYFYTCLLIMLTDIFNSYLVYHERSAASITRLISRDLVRSFFASGTHTVFGTIELGSKIGAIWFLPAMFFASLLLQAVLNYFGENDAYAGTVLALIALTGHISAQFLWLPFSIQSGMMAAFFMWIGFVIRKHDLLSKVRWSHYLFAQLILLLGIFLGYCNVNFVTADINDVILSVLVGLSGCLLVYGISVIYKGRILDYIGRISLTVLCTHLYALEALAPYVNKSLDLLKLEGNLRVWTCIVIEILFAVLTASAVEKLKHSFSRRKSSFLEKRQTDGFDVNTLTVDIAKGLLLLSILFSLFRIDENLRTILFSCQIPALVFLYGYSYDSSKSVSKIIKNSLSFFLLPYSLLVIGDLLLQANHWTPSFLDDKLSQYLFGLSLTKELWTDLPSVGLAALMLLLFLITLIYTAVDRLFKTDRLKWACCLSLSLLGLALGEMGYWLLWSLDIACYAIIFYRLGHQFHQKQWLQTVLNNSFLYFILSPIWAYMIYIGGMDMIVRQYEPYGMVIIGSLAGTLLTIGLADYIRQNWPLAQIFLKKAGESFMMALAVYTLLGAQIESAAASVFNPSSFAYLLLSIILQIFLSGIAIQILLSGKNRLSKLISSRR; via the coding sequence ATGAGGGAAAAGTGGATTGACACGGCAAAAGGGATTGCCATACTGCTGGTGATCATTGGGCATGTAAGCGCAGGGCTTGAAGGGATATGGAATTTCAGCTTTGTATACGGGATACATTTGGTGATATTTTTTGTCCTGTCCGGCTATACTTCAAAAAAGAAAAGAATAAACGGCGATTATTTGAATGCGCGCTTTTCCCGCTTAATGGTTCCGTATTTCTACACCTGCTTGCTGATTATGCTGACGGATATTTTTAACAGCTATCTCGTTTATCATGAGCGTTCTGCTGCAAGCATTACAAGGTTAATCAGCCGGGATCTTGTCAGAAGTTTTTTTGCTTCGGGGACTCATACAGTATTTGGCACAATTGAGCTGGGCAGCAAGATAGGTGCCATATGGTTTCTTCCGGCCATGTTTTTTGCTAGCCTTTTGCTTCAAGCTGTTCTAAACTATTTCGGTGAAAACGATGCCTATGCCGGAACAGTCTTAGCCCTTATTGCCCTAACCGGCCATATTTCGGCACAGTTCCTATGGCTTCCTTTCAGCATTCAGTCCGGCATGATGGCAGCCTTTTTTATGTGGATAGGATTTGTTATACGTAAACATGATTTGCTTTCAAAAGTGCGATGGTCCCACTATCTCTTTGCTCAGCTTATTTTGCTGCTGGGAATCTTTTTGGGATACTGTAATGTCAATTTTGTTACAGCCGATATCAATGATGTTATTTTATCCGTTTTAGTCGGTTTATCAGGTTGTTTGCTGGTATATGGCATCTCTGTTATTTACAAGGGCCGTATTCTTGACTATATCGGACGGATTTCTTTAACCGTTTTATGCACCCACCTATATGCCTTAGAGGCTTTGGCACCCTATGTTAATAAAAGCCTTGATTTGTTGAAGCTGGAAGGTAATCTTAGAGTCTGGACATGTATTGTCATTGAAATTCTTTTTGCTGTTTTGACGGCCTCGGCAGTAGAAAAGCTCAAACACTCTTTTTCAAGGCGAAAATCAAGCTTCTTAGAAAAAAGGCAGACAGACGGCTTTGATGTGAATACTCTTACGGTTGATATAGCCAAAGGTCTGCTGCTTTTATCAATACTGTTCAGCTTGTTTAGAATCGATGAGAACTTAAGGACAATCCTTTTTTCCTGCCAGATACCGGCTCTTGTTTTTCTGTATGGCTACAGCTATGACAGCTCTAAAAGTGTCAGCAAAATAATAAAGAACAGCCTAAGCTTTTTTCTGCTGCCGTACAGTCTTTTGGTTATCGGTGACTTACTGCTTCAGGCAAACCATTGGACGCCCTCTTTTCTTGATGATAAACTGTCCCAATATCTTTTTGGTCTGTCTTTGACCAAAGAGCTCTGGACGGATCTGCCATCAGTTGGTTTGGCCGCCCTCATGTTGCTGCTCTTTCTCATTACTTTGATTTATACAGCAGTGGACAGACTATTCAAAACAGATAGGCTGAAATGGGCCTGTTGCCTCAGCCTGTCTTTGCTTGGCTTAGCTCTTGGGGAAATGGGCTATTGGCTGCTTTGGAGCCTTGATATAGCCTGCTATGCTATCATTTTTTACCGTTTAGGCCACCAGTTTCATCAAAAACAATGGCTGCAAACCGTCCTCAACAATTCCTTCTTATATTTTATCCTTTCCCCTATTTGGGCTTATATGATCTATATCGGGGGAATGGATATGATTGTTAGGCAGTACGAGCCTTACGGCATGGTTATCATAGGATCTCTTGCAGGAACGCTCTTAACTATTGGTCTAGCTGATTATATTCGTCAGAACTGGCCTCTTGCCCAAATTTTTTTAAAAAAGGCGGGAGAAAGCTTTATGATGGCTCTTGCGGTGTATACTTTACTTGGGGCTCAAATAGAGTCAGCTGCAGCTTCTGTGTTTAATCCCTCAAGCTTTGCTTATCTGCTTTTATCTATCATACTTCAAATCTTCCTTTCAGGAATAGCTATACAGATTTTATTATCCGGAAAAAATAGGCTTTCAAAACTGATAAGCAGCAGAAGATAA
- a CDS encoding sugar O-acetyltransferase, whose translation MVTASEKMQSGDWYDANFDPELIQKRLAAQDLCFELNQLKPSLEKERSAVMAELFGRTYEGLVLLSSFTCDYGENISFGKNCFVNVNCYFMDGGKVTLGDHVFVGPSTVFYTANHPLDYQRRNAGLEQALPITVGNNVWLGANVNVMPGVTIGDGCVIASGSVATKDIPANSLAGGVPCRVMKTIEQKEGQAHD comes from the coding sequence ATGGTAACGGCAAGTGAGAAAATGCAGTCAGGTGACTGGTACGATGCTAATTTTGATCCGGAATTGATCCAAAAACGGTTGGCGGCTCAGGACTTATGCTTTGAACTTAATCAACTAAAACCAAGTTTGGAAAAAGAACGTTCAGCAGTTATGGCAGAGCTTTTTGGCCGAACTTACGAGGGTTTGGTCCTGCTCAGCTCTTTTACTTGTGATTATGGTGAAAACATCAGCTTTGGTAAAAACTGTTTCGTCAATGTTAATTGCTATTTTATGGACGGTGGAAAAGTGACTCTGGGAGACCATGTTTTTGTAGGGCCTTCAACAGTTTTTTATACAGCCAACCACCCCCTGGACTATCAGCGTCGCAATGCTGGACTTGAACAAGCTTTGCCGATTACTGTCGGCAATAATGTCTGGCTGGGGGCCAATGTCAATGTTATGCCTGGTGTGACAATCGGAGACGGCTGTGTCATCGCTTCTGGCAGTGTGGCAACAAAGGATATACCGGCCAACAGCTTGGCGGGCGGTGTGCCTTGCCGTGTGATGAAGACAATTGAACAAAAGGAAGGACAAGCACATGATTAA
- a CDS encoding Cof-type HAD-IIB family hydrolase: MIKVVATDMDGTFLNSRNDYDRKHFKVLFEKMTDQGIRFVSISGNQYYQIQSFFPELKDRITFVGENGAYIVENGSFIKSHRLSNDSVRLVLDYLTENKFDHELVLCGEQSAYILQASAQEVKDYFSIYYHRLTAVETFAQLPDDNFMKFSFNTPENQTYAIVDALNDKLEGKVVAVTSGHGNIDVIAEGVNKGTAMAYLLDRWGVTAEELAAFGDGGNDIEMLKLAKYSYAMSNGSADVKAAASAIAPSNDDSGVLKTIEKLLT; this comes from the coding sequence ATGATTAAAGTTGTCGCAACAGATATGGACGGTACGTTTTTAAATAGCCGAAATGACTATGACCGCAAACACTTCAAAGTGCTTTTTGAAAAAATGACAGACCAAGGCATTCGTTTTGTCAGTATCTCCGGCAATCAGTATTACCAAATTCAGTCTTTTTTTCCTGAATTAAAAGACCGTATCACTTTTGTTGGAGAAAATGGGGCTTATATTGTTGAAAACGGCAGTTTTATCAAGAGTCACCGTTTGAGCAATGATTCTGTACGCCTTGTACTGGATTATCTGACAGAAAACAAGTTTGACCATGAACTGGTTTTATGCGGTGAGCAGTCAGCTTATATTTTGCAGGCATCAGCTCAGGAAGTCAAGGATTATTTTTCTATTTATTACCATCGTTTGACAGCAGTAGAAACATTTGCTCAATTGCCTGATGATAATTTTATGAAGTTTTCATTCAACACCCCGGAAAATCAAACGTATGCCATTGTCGATGCCTTGAATGATAAACTGGAAGGAAAGGTTGTCGCAGTAACCAGCGGTCATGGGAATATTGATGTGATTGCTGAAGGTGTCAATAAAGGAACGGCGATGGCTTATTTATTAGATAGGTGGGGAGTTACGGCAGAAGAGCTGGCAGCTTTTGGTGATGGCGGCAATGACATTGAAATGCTCAAGCTGGCTAAATATTCCTATGCCATGTCCAATGGCAGTGCAGATGTAAAAGCAGCAGCTTCAGCTATCGCGCCTTCTAATGATGACAGCGGAGTGCTGAAAACTATCGAAAAGTTATTAACCTAA
- a CDS encoding aldo/keto reductase codes for MKTITVARGPQEAAAIILGCMRMPALSVSEAATIIQTALDCGVNFFDNATAYGNGEAETRFGQAFAQSGNKRDDVFIQSKVGLCFERNEFDWTKENILSSVDDSLHRMKLDYLDSVLLHRPDLIFEPEQVAEAFDTLEKSGKVRYFGVSNVPPMQLELLKKYVKQPLIFNQLQLSLEQSQLIDQSLYLNNKTTDMSIDRDNGILDYCRLHDITIQAWSPLQYGMFEGSFIDHPNFPELNQALQEIGDKYGISKAAAAIAWILRHPANMQAIVGTMNPEHLADVCTAANVKLTHHEWYHLYLAAGKYLP; via the coding sequence ATGAAAACAATTACTGTTGCTCGCGGCCCGCAAGAGGCTGCTGCTATTATTCTGGGCTGTATGCGGATGCCAGCTCTATCTGTTTCAGAGGCAGCGACAATCATCCAAACAGCTCTTGATTGCGGCGTCAATTTCTTTGACAACGCAACCGCCTATGGTAATGGCGAAGCTGAAACACGCTTTGGTCAGGCCTTTGCACAAAGCGGCAATAAACGGGATGATGTTTTTATCCAATCGAAAGTTGGGCTCTGTTTTGAACGCAACGAATTTGACTGGACAAAAGAAAATATTCTTAGCAGTGTTGATGACAGCCTGCATCGGATGAAACTAGACTATTTGGATTCTGTTCTGCTGCATCGGCCGGATTTAATTTTTGAACCGGAACAAGTCGCTGAAGCGTTTGATACATTGGAAAAATCAGGTAAAGTTCGCTATTTCGGTGTTAGTAATGTTCCGCCAATGCAGTTGGAGCTGCTGAAAAAATATGTTAAACAGCCGCTCATTTTTAATCAGCTTCAGCTTTCTTTAGAACAGTCTCAGCTCATCGATCAGTCGCTTTATCTTAATAATAAGACAACCGATATGTCCATCGACCGGGATAATGGCATACTGGACTACTGCCGTTTGCATGATATTACGATTCAGGCCTGGTCCCCTCTTCAATATGGAATGTTTGAAGGCAGCTTCATTGATCATCCTAATTTCCCAGAACTGAACCAAGCTTTGCAGGAAATCGGGGATAAATACGGCATTTCCAAAGCGGCTGCAGCCATTGCTTGGATTCTGAGACACCCTGCCAACATGCAGGCTATTGTCGGCACAATGAACCCCGAACACTTGGCTGATGTCTGTACAGCTGCTAATGTTAAACTGACTCACCACGAGTGGTACCATCTCTATCTCGCTGCCGGTAAGTATTTACCATAA